One Salvia miltiorrhiza cultivar Shanhuang (shh) unplaced genomic scaffold, IMPLAD_Smil_shh fragScaff_scaffold_39, whole genome shotgun sequence DNA window includes the following coding sequences:
- the LOC131002967 gene encoding uncharacterized protein LOC131002967: MSGSRGRIGNDKGKGKVRETSPEQSSPNFVRRIVEYEDRTMKSHGKGILTKDALAKIKDVSSGSKRARDAESDLDKFGKLKKTNILQYKEPRKDTEKGDDKRRKYKKMEIQPKGDYPTLCTRSSPRCLFDAVRNMNNRQIKAVQEMGFGNVLNLNIKMKTY; encoded by the exons ATGTCGGGCAGCCGTGGCCGAATAGGAAATG ATAAAGGTAAAGGTAAGGTGAGAGAAACATCGCCTGAACAATCAAGTCCCAATTTTGTGCGACGGATTGTAGAGTATGAAG ATAGGACAATGAAGTCTCATGGTAAAGGCATATTAACCAAGGATGCATTGgcaaaaataaaagatgttTCATCAGGTAGTAAAAGAGCACGTGATGCAGAATCCGACCTTGATAAATTCGGTAAGCTGAAAAAGACGAATATTCTACAGTATAAAGAACCACGGAAAGATACTGAAAAAGGAGATGATAAGAGAAGAAAGTACAAGAAAATGGAGATACAACCGAAGGGCGATTATCCCACCTTGTGTACAAGGTCCAGTCCACGATGCCTATTTGATGCAGTTCGCAATATGAATAATAGGCAAATAAAAGCTGTGCAAGAAATGGGGTTTGGCAATGTTTTAAACTTGAACATCAAAATGAAAACATATTAA